The genomic DNA TTGAAATCTTTGATCTCATACAGTAACCACCTATACATAGAGGGACCATTTATTGGTCCCTTTTGTATGTAAAGAAGTTAAAAAGAGCAAACCCTTTCAAACTGTGATAAAATAAATATAGCTGAAAACAAGAGATGAGGAGTTTTCGACATGATAAGTCTTCACAGTGGGGAATTTTTAGAAATTAATATTAGAGATTTGATGATACCATCCGAACGCGTGGCACATGTGCAAGTTCAAAACAATTTAGAGCATGCTTTATTGGTGTTAACGAAAAGTGGATATACGGCTATACCTGTTCTGGATCCACATTATAAGCTTCATGGATTAATAAGTACGCCAATTATTATGGAGTCCATATTAGGTTTAGAGCGGATTGAGTTTGAGAAACTTGAGGAAAAGAAGGTTGAAGAGGTCATGAATAAAGAGGTTCCTCGGATATCAATTGATGCTAGTATCAAAAGCTCTCTTGAAACTCTTATCGATCACCCGTTTATTTGTATTGAAAGTGCAGATGGGATTTTTGAAGGAATTTTAACTCGTAGAACGGTGTTGTTTCACTTAAATAAGCATGTAAAAAAATTAAATAAATAAAGATATGCTCCCTTTTGGGGGCTTTTTTCAATTATAATATAAGTAAAACTTATTAACTGAGGGATGTTGTGTCTACACTATCAGAGTTTCAATTATTGTCCGTACTAGCAACTGAAATGAATATGAGAAAAGCCGCAGAGCGATTATTTGTTTCTCAGCCTGCTCTTTCCCAAAGATTACAAACGATAGAGAAAGAGTGGGGAACTAAGCTATTTATTCGTTCACAAAAGGGATTAACACTTACTCCAGCAGGAGAACTTGTTATTGAGTTTGCCAACGAAGTATTAGGGAAAGAAGAAAAAGTAAAAGAAGCGATTCACGGTCTTGATTTAGAGGTATATGGCACATTAAAGATCGCTGTAGCTTCCATAGTAGGTCAAAACTGGCTTCCCAAAGTACTAAAGAAGTACATGAACAGATATCCTCATGCAAAAATCGCTCTAATAACTGGCTGGAGCAGTGAGATTTCTAAGGCGCTTTATGAAGATCAAGCACATATTGGAATTATTCGCGGAACTCCTGAATGGAAGGGTGTAAAGATGCACTTGTTCGAAGATAGCCTTTATTTAGTCGACAAGGTGATCACTAGCCCGGAGCAGGTATTGAAAACAGATCGCCCTTTTATACAGTTTAAAAGCGATTCCAATTATTTTCAGGAAATCCAAGATTGGTGGTATCGGAATTTTCAAACCTCACCAAAGAGAACTTTAGTCGTGGATCAAATTGAAACATGTAAACAAATGGCCTTGAATGGGATTGGTTTTGCGATATTACCTGCTATTACTTTGAATCAAATGGATAAGGATATCTTTAAAATTCCGTTACTTGACGAAGCTGGAATGCCTTTAAAACGGGACACTTGGCTTATGGGATATGAATCATCCTTTAAGTTAAAACAGGTTCAAGCATTTGTGGAAATTATTAAAGAATTTATTAACGAAAGCTAAAGGGTTCCCACTTGTCTTGAATGCGGTTGTTTGTTAAAGTAATTTTTAGATTGTATAAATTGGAGGGAAACATATGAAAATGATGGATGCAAACGAAATCATTTCGTTTATTCAAAATAGCAAAAAAGCGACACCAGTTAAGGTATACATAAAAGGTGATCTTGAAGGAATTGACTTTGGTGCAAGTGCAAAGGCCTTTATCACTGGAAATACAGGAGTTGTATTTGGTGAGTGGAGCGAAGTTAGTGAAGCGTTAGAAGCAAACAAAGGAAAAATTGAGGACTATGTTGTTGAAAATGACAGAAGAAACTCAGCCATTCCACTTTTAGATATGAAAAATATTAAAGCGCGTATTGAGCCAGGTGCTGTCATTCGTGATCAGGTTGAGATTGGTGACAATGCCGTTATCATGATGGGCGCATCTATTAACATTGGTGCAGTAGTTGGTGAAGGAACAATGATTGACATGAACGTTGTTTTAGGTGGACGAGCTACTGTAGGTAAAAACTGTCACATCGGTGCTGGATCTGTGTTAGCAGGCGTTATTGAACCACCTTCTGCTAGCCCTGTAGTAATTGAAGATGATGTTGTTATTGGCGCAAACGTTGTTGTACTTGAAGGAATTCGTGTGGGTAAAGGTGCTCGTGTAGCTGCTGGTGCAGTTGTTATCGAGGACGTTCCCGCTGGTGCAGTAGTTGCCGGTGTTCCTGCTCGTGTCATTAAACAAGCAGACGAGAAGACATTATCAAAAACGGAAGTAATCCAAGCATTACGTCAACTATAATACATTTTTTGAAAGCGTGGATTTCTATCCACGCTTTCTCCTTAATAAAGGGGGAGAAGTAATGAGTAATCCGTTTGTTCAAATTCGGAGAGACTTGCATCAAATCCCAGAGCTTGGCTTTCAGGAGTTTAAAACGCAGAAATATTTATTATCATATATTGAATCGTTACCAAAAGAACGATTAGAAGTAAGAAAATGGGAAACGGGTTTGTTCGTAAAGGTACATGGGTTAAATCCAAGAAAAATAATAGGTTATCGTGCTGACATTGACGGGTTACCAATAAAAGAAGAAACTGAGCTTCCTTTTCACTCTACTCACGCGGAACAAATGCATGCCTGTGGCCATGACTTTCATATGAGTATTGGATTAGGAGTATTAACTCACATCGTCCACCACCCCATACAGGATGACATGCTGTTTATATTTCAACCTGCTGAAGAAGGCCCCGGCGGAGCAGAACCTATGCTGAAGTCTAGGGAAATGGAAGAGTGGAAGCCTGATATGATTATTGCCCTTCATATTGCGCCTGAGTATCCTGTTGGTACAATTGCGACAAGAGAAGGTCTATTATTTGCTAATACATCTGAACTCTTTATTGACTTAGTCGGTAAAGGTGGACATGCCGCCTATCCTCACCAAACGAATGATATGGTCATAGCTGCTTGCAGCCTTGTAAGTCAACTACAAACGGTTATCAGTAGAAATATTGACCCATTGGATAGCGCCGTTATAACAATTGGGAAAATTACTGGAGGCACCGTTCAAAATGTTATTGCTGAGAAGGCTAGACTAGAAGGCACGATACGGACCCTCTCGGTTGATTCGATGAAAAAAGTAAAGAATAGAATCGAGTCTATCGTACAAGGGATAGCTACTGGATACGAATGCGAGGTAAAGATCGATTACGGTAGTATGTATCATCAAGTATACAATGACCACTCGTTAACAAGAGAATTTATGAATTATGTTGAGGAACAATCCTTAGTTCGCGTGATTGAATGTAAGGAAGCGATGACAGGAGAAGATTTCGGATACATGTTAGAAAAGATACCTGGCTTCATGTTTTGGCTAGGAGTTGAGTCTGAGTTTGGACTTCATCATTCAAAATTAAATCCTAATGAAGATGCAATTGAGAAAGCGATTATGCTTCTAACCGCTTACTTAAATTATAAAGGAAATTAAAATAACAGAGTTTATTTTACGAAAAAAAAGGGCAAACCATATAGTGGGTTAGGTGTTATTTTAATAATAACTCTTTTTTAACATCTATTCCTTCATAACAATTGACTCTAGCATTAAGTTACTACTATAATTGTATTTGTATTTTTTTTCACAATATCTACATATTTTTACACGGAGGGATTTATAATGGCAGAACGTATGGTAGGAAAACAAGCTCCACGCTTTGCGATGGATGCTGTACTTCCAAATAAGGAATTCGGAAAAGTAAGTCTTGAAGAAAACATGAAAAACGATAAGTGGACTGTCCTTTTCTTTTATCCAATGGATTTCACTTTCGTATGTCCTACAGAAATCACTGCATTGTCTGATCGTTATGATGAGTTCGAAGATCTTGATGCAGAAGTAATTGGTGTATCTACTGACACCATTCACACTCACTTAGCATGGATCAATACAGACCGTAAAGAAAACGGACTTGGTGACCTTAAGTATCCTTTAGCTGCTGATACAAACCATGTTGTTTCACGCGAATATGGAGTTTTAATTGAAGAAGAAGGTATTGCATTACGTGGTCTATTCATCATCAGCCCAGAAGGTGAAATGATGTACTCAGTTGTTAACCATAACAATATCGGTCGTGACGTAGATGAAACATTACGTGTACTTCAAGCACTACAAACTGGTGGTCTTTGCCCAGCAAACTGGAAACCAGGTCAAAAAACTCTTTAATCAATAAAGTGGAAAAGGCCTTAACGTAAAGTTAGGTCTTTTCTTTAAGTTATGAAATTTATGAGCAGGGAGAGTTGTAAAATGAAACTTAGAGCGCCAATGCCAGAATTAACTGGTGCAACCGAATGGTTAAATGGTGAAATCACGAAAGCTGATTTAGTTGGGGAAAAACCTACACTAATTCACTTTTGGTCAGTAAGCTGCTACTTATGTAAAGAGGCAATGCCACAAGTAAATCAATTCCGTGATGATTATAAAGATAAATTAAATGTTATCGCTGTTCATATGCCAAGAAGCGAAGAAGATCTAGATCTTGAAGCAATCAAGAAAACGGCTGACGAACACGGTATTACACAACCAATTTTTGTTGACAGTGAACATAAATTAACCGAAGCATTTGAAAATCAGTATGTACCTGCATACTATGTGTTTGATAAAGATGGAAATCTTCGTCATTTCCAAGCTGGTGGAAGCGGAATGAAAATGTTAGAAAAACGCGTCAATCGTGTTTTAGATGAAATGGAAAAAGCAGAGTAGATTTTTTAGTAGACTAGGGATTTTCCCTAGTCTTTTTTAATATGAAAAAATGTTGTAAAAGGGTGGAAATTTATTTCGAAAACCGATATATTTATTACTATGCTCATGAATATTTTAGAAATTCTGACAAATGAAGGGGGATTTTCATGGAGGTTTTTAAAAAGCTGAAAGAATTTTACTGGCCTTATAAAAGCTATTTCTTATGGTCAATGTCATTTCTATTACTTATTACAGGGATCACTGTAATATACCCAATTATTCTTCAAATAACGATTGACGACATTGTGCTGGGGGGAAGGTACGAATGGATTCCAATCGTTAGTTTAGGATTTGTTGGTGTGATGGTGATCAAGGGGGTTGGAACGTATATTCACCAATATACAGGAGACTTGTTTGGAATAACCTCCGTTTATAAATTGAGAAATCGTCTTTACGAGAAGCTGCAGTATTTACCGTTCCGCTATTACGATAATGCTAAAACGGGAGATCTTATGTCGAGGTTAAC from Robertmurraya sp. FSL R5-0851 includes the following:
- the cbpB gene encoding cyclic-di-AMP-binding protein CbpB, coding for MISLHSGEFLEINIRDLMIPSERVAHVQVQNNLEHALLVLTKSGYTAIPVLDPHYKLHGLISTPIIMESILGLERIEFEKLEEKKVEEVMNKEVPRISIDASIKSSLETLIDHPFICIESADGIFEGILTRRTVLFHLNKHVKKLNK
- a CDS encoding LysR family transcriptional regulator, which codes for MSTLSEFQLLSVLATEMNMRKAAERLFVSQPALSQRLQTIEKEWGTKLFIRSQKGLTLTPAGELVIEFANEVLGKEEKVKEAIHGLDLEVYGTLKIAVASIVGQNWLPKVLKKYMNRYPHAKIALITGWSSEISKALYEDQAHIGIIRGTPEWKGVKMHLFEDSLYLVDKVITSPEQVLKTDRPFIQFKSDSNYFQEIQDWWYRNFQTSPKRTLVVDQIETCKQMALNGIGFAILPAITLNQMDKDIFKIPLLDEAGMPLKRDTWLMGYESSFKLKQVQAFVEIIKEFINES
- the dapD gene encoding 2,3,4,5-tetrahydropyridine-2,6-dicarboxylate N-acetyltransferase; the encoded protein is MKMMDANEIISFIQNSKKATPVKVYIKGDLEGIDFGASAKAFITGNTGVVFGEWSEVSEALEANKGKIEDYVVENDRRNSAIPLLDMKNIKARIEPGAVIRDQVEIGDNAVIMMGASINIGAVVGEGTMIDMNVVLGGRATVGKNCHIGAGSVLAGVIEPPSASPVVIEDDVVIGANVVVLEGIRVGKGARVAAGAVVIEDVPAGAVVAGVPARVIKQADEKTLSKTEVIQALRQL
- a CDS encoding N-acetyldiaminopimelate deacetylase gives rise to the protein MSNPFVQIRRDLHQIPELGFQEFKTQKYLLSYIESLPKERLEVRKWETGLFVKVHGLNPRKIIGYRADIDGLPIKEETELPFHSTHAEQMHACGHDFHMSIGLGVLTHIVHHPIQDDMLFIFQPAEEGPGGAEPMLKSREMEEWKPDMIIALHIAPEYPVGTIATREGLLFANTSELFIDLVGKGGHAAYPHQTNDMVIAACSLVSQLQTVISRNIDPLDSAVITIGKITGGTVQNVIAEKARLEGTIRTLSVDSMKKVKNRIESIVQGIATGYECEVKIDYGSMYHQVYNDHSLTREFMNYVEEQSLVRVIECKEAMTGEDFGYMLEKIPGFMFWLGVESEFGLHHSKLNPNEDAIEKAIMLLTAYLNYKGN
- a CDS encoding peroxiredoxin: MAERMVGKQAPRFAMDAVLPNKEFGKVSLEENMKNDKWTVLFFYPMDFTFVCPTEITALSDRYDEFEDLDAEVIGVSTDTIHTHLAWINTDRKENGLGDLKYPLAADTNHVVSREYGVLIEEEGIALRGLFIISPEGEMMYSVVNHNNIGRDVDETLRVLQALQTGGLCPANWKPGQKTL
- a CDS encoding redoxin domain-containing protein; translation: MKLRAPMPELTGATEWLNGEITKADLVGEKPTLIHFWSVSCYLCKEAMPQVNQFRDDYKDKLNVIAVHMPRSEEDLDLEAIKKTADEHGITQPIFVDSEHKLTEAFENQYVPAYYVFDKDGNLRHFQAGGSGMKMLEKRVNRVLDEMEKAE